One region of Synergistaceae bacterium genomic DNA includes:
- a CDS encoding DUF4177 domain-containing protein yields the protein MKKFLAVIAMMFALVLSAEGAVKFEYKIVPLGSLTSLQKSKGASQKTAEVEGLLNEKGSDGWEIAEIFAVRTTFDPNVFFAVMKRKLDE from the coding sequence ATGAAGAAATTTCTTGCTGTGATTGCGATGATGTTCGCGCTTGTCCTGTCTGCTGAAGGAGCCGTGAAATTTGAGTACAAAATTGTCCCGCTCGGCTCTCTAACGTCATTGCAGAAAAGCAAAGGTGCTTCACAGAAAACGGCGGAAGTTGAAGGTCTCCTGAATGAGAAAGGCTCTGACGGCTGGGAGATCGCCGAAATTTTCGCGGTGAGGACGACTTTTGACCCGAATGTATTTTTCGCGGTGATGAAGCGCAAACTTGACGAATAG